A single window of Culicoides brevitarsis isolate CSIRO-B50_1 chromosome 3, AGI_CSIRO_Cbre_v1, whole genome shotgun sequence DNA harbors:
- the LOC134833802 gene encoding protein scarlet has protein sequence MNGEYQMLTINTSVNRGSSSPVPQLVKMSENNNYTEITGDNSPEFPSPDNNLKRFGPAGGVTKARSYSKWSPTEQGATLAWRDVCVYAQQADRRQKIKRLINNVSGAVTPGSLVALMGSSGAGKSTLMSSLAYRNPPGTIVQGDILVNGKPIGPYMYRLSGFVHQDDLFIGTLTVKEHLTFMAHLRCDSRMGKFERRRLISDLLERTGLKKCANTQIGEDGEGKMLSGGEKKRLAFATELLTQPTILFCDEPTTGLDSYSAQQLVATLQQLAHRGTAIICTIHQPSSQLFAMFDQVMFLSEGRVAYMGSPDSAIRFFSQQGYTCPANYNPADFLIGVLAPAPGCEKASLRAANRICDLFAVSEAAQQRDMLINLEQHIGEEGNMHTKHEAVKFRRPYWISTVFWLTYRAFLTVVRDPTVQYLRIIQKIAIAIMAGLCFTGSVDMSQLGVQAVQGALFIFISENTFSPMYSVLSLFPQMFPLFLRETKSGLYNTAQYYIATIIAMLPGLVFEPFIFVVIAYWLAQLRNTAYAFCMTALASVLVMNVSTACGCFFSAAFNSVPQAMAYLVPFDYILMITSGVFVQLSTLPNYLSWMPYISWIMYANEAMTIVQWEGVTNLTCPITEDNLPCLQNGDDVLAKYSFSDDNLARDIWALVILYATFHTLGYIFLWRKTRRT, from the exons ATGAATGGAGAATATCAAATGCTCACAATCAATACATCGGTGAATCGTGGCTCATCTAGTCCGGTGCCGCAGTTAGTGAAAATGAGCGAAAATAACAATTATACCGAGATAACGGGTGACAATTCGCCGGAATTTCCATCGCCAGATAATAATTTGAAGCGTTTCGGACCGGCAGGCGGCGTAACAAAGGCCCGTAGTTACAGTAAGTGGTCGCCAACGGAACAGGGAGCAACGTTAGCATGGCGTGACGTGTGTGTTTACGCGCAACAAGCGGATcgtcgacaaaaaattaaacgacttATTAACAATGTATCGGGAGCTGTGACGCCCGGGTCGCTTGTAGCTCTCATGGGGTCAAGTGGAGCCGGAAAAAGTACCTTGATGTCATCGTTAGCGTATAGAAATCCac cgGGCACGATAGTCCAAGGTGATATTCTAGTGAATGGCAAGCCAATTGGTCCATATATGTATCGTCTTAGTGGTTTTGTGCATCAAGATGACTTATTCATTGGAACATTAACGGTTAAGGAGCATCTTACTTTTATGGCACATCTCAGATGCGACAGTCGCATGGGGAAATTTGAACGACGACGTCTCATCAGTGACTTGCTCGAACGAACGGGCTTAAAAAAATGCGCCAACACACAAATTGGCGAAGATGGTGAGGGAAAAATGTTGTCTGGCGGCGAAAAAAAACGTCTGGCATTCGCCACTGAACTTCTCACACAACCCACAATCCTCTTTTGTGACGAGCCAACAACGGGTCTTGATTCGTACAGTGCACAACAATTAGTCGCAACGTTACAGCAACTGGCACATCGTGGCACCGCTATAATTTGCACGATACATCAGCCCTCGTCGCAGCTTTTTGCGATGTTTGATCAGGTAATGTTCTTGTCAGAGGGTCGTGTGGCTTATATGGGTTCCCCCGATAGTGCAATTCGATTTTTCTCGCAACAAGGATACACGTGTCCTGCGAATTACAATCCGGCAGACTTTCTTATTGGAGTATTGGCACCTGCACCGGGCTGTGAAAAGGCTTCGTTACGAGCTGCCAATAGGATTTGCGATTTGTTTGCGGTAAGTGAGGCGGCACAGCAGCGAGACATGTTGATAAATCTGGAGCAGCACATTGGCGAGGAAGGAAATATGCACACAAAGCATGAAGCAGTGAAGTTTAGAAGACCTTATTGGATCAGCACGGTGTTTTGGCTTACATACAGGGCATTTTTGACAGTTGTGCGAGATCCAACAGTGCAGTATTTGAGAATTATCCAGAAaatt GCAATCGCCATCATGGCTGGTCTTTGTTTCACGGGCAGCGTCGATATGTCTCAATTGGGCGTGCAAGCTGTTCAAGGtgccttatttatttttatttcggaAAATACATTTTCACCCATGTACTCCGTATTATCGTTATTTCCGCAAATGTTTCCCTTGTTTCTGCGTGAAACGAAATCTGGTCTTTACAACACCGCTCAATACTATATCGCAACAATAATTGCCATG ttaCCTGGCTTAGTATTTGAGCCATTtatatttgttgttattgcatATTGGTTGGCGCAATTACGGAATACAGCATACGCATTTTGCATGACGGCCCTTGCCTCGGTGCTCGTAATGAATGTATCCACAGCATGTGGCTGCTTCTTTTCGGCCGCCTTCAACTCGGTACCGCAAGCAATGGCATACTTGGTCCCAtttgattatattttaatgataacaTCCGGTGTTTTTGTGCAATTAag CACACTTCCTAATTATTTGTCATGGATGCCGTACATCTCCTGGATAATGTATGCAAATGAGGCAATGACGATTGTTCAGTGGGAAGGTGTAACTAACTTAA CCTGCCCAATTACTGAAGACAATCTGCCCTGTCTGCAAAACGGAGACGATGTCTTGGCGAAATACAGTTTTTCCGATGACAATTTAGCACGAGATATTTGGGCTTTAGTCATACTTTACGCGACATTTCACACGTTGGGTTACATATTTTTGTGGCGCAAAACAAGACGAACGTAA